The Vitis riparia cultivar Riparia Gloire de Montpellier isolate 1030 chromosome 10, EGFV_Vit.rip_1.0, whole genome shotgun sequence genome includes a region encoding these proteins:
- the LOC117922913 gene encoding pentatricopeptide repeat-containing protein At1g61870, mitochondrial has protein sequence MESIISLSKAKALIFQYHFCVFSLESMAFLSRLRPISSHRCRFFSSILSPDSATPLSSKEKSRAALSLLKSEQDPQRILEICRAAALTPESHLDRVAFSVAISKLADSKHFDSIRHFLDELKARPDLRTERFVSHAIVLFGQAGMLNDAVRTFEQMHQLGVDRTVRSLNALLFSCILAKNYKEANRIFLEFPKTYGIELNLDSYNTVLKAFSESGSSSSGYSILAEMGRKGVKPNATSFGILLAGFYNEEKYEDVGKVLKMMEEYKMQPGISTYNIRIQSLCKLKKSSEAKALLDGILARRMKPNSETYCHLIHGFCKEGNLDEAKKLFKDMVNRGCKPDSDCYFTLVYFLCQGGDFESALRFCKECMEKGWFPNISTMTSLVNGLVSISKVEEARELIGQIKEKFSRNVDKWNEIEAGLPQ, from the coding sequence ATGGAATCAATTATTTCTCTTTCTAAAGCTAAAGCCCTAATCTTTCAATATCATTTCTGTGTTTTTTCTCTCGAATCCATGGCTTTTCTCTCTCGTCTCCGGCCAATCTCTTCCCACCGTTGCCGCTTTTTCTCCTCAATCCTCTCTCCCGACTCCGCCACTCCACTCTCTTCCAAGGAGAAATCCAGAGCCGCTCTCTCCCTCCTCAAATCCGAGCAAGACCCACAGCGCATCCTGGAAATCTGCCGCGCCGCCGCGCTCACTCCGGAGTCCCACCTCGATCGCGTCGCCTTCTCCGTCGCCATCTCCAAGCTGGCCGACTCCAAGCACTTCGATTCCATCCGCCACTTCCTCGATGAGCTCAAGGCCCGCCCCGACCTCCGAACCGAGCGCTTCGTGTCGCACGCCATCGTCCTCTTCGGCCAGGCCGGGATGCTAAACGACGCCGTTCGGACGTTCGAGCAAATGCACCAGCTGGGTGTCGATCGTACGGTGAGATCACTCAATGCCCTGCTGTTTTCTTGCATTTTGGCGAAGAATTACAAGGAGGCGAATAGGATTTTTCTTGAATTCCCGAAAACGTATGGAATTGAGCTGAATTTGGACTCCTATAATACTGTCTTGAAGGCGTTTTCGGAGTCTGGTTCGTCCAGTTCAGGGTATTCGATTTTGGCTGAAATGGGTAGGAAGGGTGTTAAGCCGAATGCGACTAGTTTTGGGATTTTGCTTGCTGGGTTCTATAACGAAGAGAAGTATGAAGATGTGGGGAAGGTGTTGAAAATGATGGAGGAGTATAAAATGCAGCCAGGGATTAGTACTTACAACATTAGGATTCAGAGCTTGTGTAAACTGAAGAAGTCTTCCGAGGCGAAGGCATTGTTGGATGGCATACTGGCAAGGCGAATGAAGCCCAATTCCGAAACTTACTGTCATTTGATTCATGGGTTCTGTAAGGAAGGGAATTTGGATGAAGCCAAAAAGCTGTTTAAGGACATGGTGAATAGGGGTTGTAAACCAGATAGTGACTGCTACTTTACTTTGGTTTACTTCCTCTGCCAAGGTGGAGATTTCGAATCGGCATTACGGTTTTGTAAGGAGTGTATGGAGAAGGGTTGGTTTCCAAACATTTCCACCATGACTTCGCTGGTGAATGGGCTTGTGAGCATTTCAAAGGTCGAAGAAGCTCGGGAGCTTATCGGACAAATCAAGGAGAAATTCTCAAGGAATGTGGACAAGTGGAATGAAATTGAAGCTGGGTTGCCTCAGTAG
- the LOC117923238 gene encoding ankyrin repeat-containing protein ITN1-like: MQNPALQTKLLSFEKVKKACQVHVTKPLNKENKTAEELFVTRNEKLHREAKEWLMRSTENCTLLSVFIATVAFAAAYTVPGGPDQNTGIPILNCKPFFVVFIIADVISLTLALTSVGIFLAILQSSFLLEDFKKYLFEKLIQGIICLMLSVLMMAVAFGATIILIMKHNWKKAVWHVVAFLPVPIFFLSYSPLRSIVLLIHIKKLLKEVLKSIKGVALVALIILLGLIIRLCRACMELFNTVAKACEFIICKPVRWICCQQTAALCAEV; this comes from the exons ATGCAAAACCCTGCACTACAAACAAAGTTATTGTCATTTGAG AAAGTGAAGAAAGCTTGTCAGGTGCATGTCACCAAGCCTCTCAACAAAGAGAACAAGACTGCTGAAGAATTATTTGTTACTAGGAATGAGAAACTCCATCGGGAAGCCAAGGAATGGCTAATGCGCAGCACTGAGAATTGCACCCTTCTTTCTGTTTTCATAGCCACAGTTGCCTTTGCAGCAGCCTACACCGTACCAGGAGGTCCTGATCAAAATACCGGTATTCCAATCCTTAACTGCAAACCCTTCTTTGTGGTTTTCATTATAGCTGATGTGATCTCCCTCACTTTGGCTTTGACATCTGTGGGTATATTTCTCGCCATCCTTCAATCCTCATTCCTATTAGAAGACTTCAAGAAATATCTTTTTGAGAAGTTGATACAGGGAATTATATGTTTGATGCTCTCGGTCTTAATGATGGCGGTGGCGTTTGGAGCAACAATCATCCTGATAATGAAACATAATTGGAAAAAGGCTGTTTGGCATGTTGTTGCATTCCTTCCCGTAcccatttttttcctctcatatTCACCTCTACGTTCAATAGTCCTGCTAATTCACatcaaaaaattgttgaaagaaGTTTTAAAATCCATCAAAGGTGTTGCTCTTGTGGCTCTAATAATCCTTCTTGGCCTCATTATTCGTCTCTGTAGAGCTTGCATGGAACTGTTCAATACTGTAGCAAAGGCTTGTGAGTTTATTATATGTAAACCTGTTCGTTGGATATGTTGTCAGCAAACTGCAGCTCTATGTGCTGAAGTTTGA
- the LOC117923767 gene encoding protein STRUBBELIG-RECEPTOR FAMILY 8, which yields MAVNGALSFSCSHSHSRFFFALLVLFSFSAILPPFSVYGATDPSDVQGLQVIYNSLNGPSQLTGWTNSSGDPCGESWKGVTCEGSAVVSIQISGLGLNGTMGYLLSNFLSLRTLDMSDNNIHDTIPYQLPPNLTNLNLASNNLTGSFPYSISTMVSLNYLNVSHNSISQSIGDIFAKLAGLTILDLSVNNFTGDLPNSFTSLSNLSTLYLQNNQLTGPLSVLTGLPLTDLNVANNNFSGWIPSELRSIRKFIYDGNSFDNGPAPPPPPYTPPPPSRSRSNRTHSPPEARTPSSSDGQSSNSDNGNKGLAIGPIIGIVLGSLLVLVALIALVFCVRKAKKKGTGARPSVGSVPVVTEKVNTETMQEQRTKFTATVTDLKPPPAENLMVERVQGKNGSGKRVKSPITATSYTVASLQTATNSFSQEFLIGEGSLGRVYRADFPNGKTMAIKKIDNAALSLQEEDNFLEAVSNMSRLRHQNIVTLVGYCAEHGQRLLVYEYIGNGSLHDMLHFTDDSGKTLTWNARVRVALGTARALEYLHEVCLPSTVHRNFKSANILLDEELNPHLSDSGLAALTPNTERQVSTQMVGSFGYSAPEFALSGIYTVKSDVYSFGVVMLELLTGRKPLDSSRVRSEQSLVRWATPQLHDIDALAKMVDPSLNGMYPAKSLSRFADIIALCVQPEPEFRPPMSEVVQALVRLVQRASVVKRRSSDESGFVYKTPEHEAIDMSF from the exons ATGGCGGTGAACGGAGCTCTGTCTTTCTCTTGCTCTCACTCACACTCTCGCTTCTTCTTCGCTCTTCTAGTGTTGTTCTCCTTCTCTGCGATCCTTCCCCCGTTTTCTGTTTACGGCGCTACTGATCCTTCTGATg TTCAAGGTCTTCAGGTTATTTACAATTCACTGAATGGTCCTTCCCAGCTAACTGGTTGGACAAATAGTAGTGGTGATCCGTGTGGAGAGTCATGGAAAGGGGTTACTTGTGAGGGTTCAGCTGTTGTTTCCAT TCAGATTTCCGGGTTAGGGCTGAATGGAACCATGGGATACTTGCTCTCAAACTTTTTGTCATTGAGGACATT aGATATGAGTGACAACAACATTCACGACACAATTCCATATCAGTTACCGCCAAATCTCACAAACTT AAACCTGGCGAGCAACAATTTAACTGGGAGTTTTCCGTATTCCATTTCTACCATGGTTTCTCTTAATTATTT GAATGTTAGCCACAATTCAATCTCCCAGTCAATTGGAGACATATTTGCTAAACTTGCTGGCCTCACAATCTT GGATCTCTCTGTGAACAACTTTACTGGAGATCTTCCTAATTCCTTTACTTCATTGTCCAATCTTTCTACCCT CTATTTGCAGAACAATCAATTAACTGGTCCTCTGAGTGTTCTTACTGGTTTGCCTTTGACTGATCT AAATGTTGCAAACAACAATTTCAGTGGATGGATACCATCAGAGCTTAGATCAATCCGAAAATTTAT ataTGATGGAAATTCATTCGACAATGGTCCtgctcctcctcctccaccgTATACCCCACCTCCTCCCAGTAGATCTCGTAGTAATCGCACTCATTCTCCACCAGAAGCACGCACGCCCTCAAGTTCTGATGGCCAGTCATCGAACTCAGATAATGGAAATAAGGGCTTGGCCATTGGTCCTATTATAGGCATTGTTCTAGGTTCATTGCTGGTTCTTGTTGCATTGATTGCTCTTGTTTTTTGTGTTCGAAAAGCTAAAAAGAAGGGAACTGGTGCAAGACCATCTGTGGGAAGTGTTCCTGTTGTCACAGAAAAAG TAAATACAGAAACAATGCAAGAGCAGAGGACAAAGTTCACAGCCACTGTAACAGATCTGAAGCCTCCACCTGCAGAAAACTTGATGGTTGAGAGGGTACAAGGGAAAAATGGATCTGGAAAGAGAGTTAAATCCCCTATAACTGCTACCTCATACACTGTTGCTTCTCTTCAAACAGCAACAAACAGCTTTAGTCAAGAATTTCTTATTGGTGAAGGTTCCCTTGGCCGTGTTTATAGAGCTGATTTTCCAAATGGAAAG ACAATGGCAATTAAGAAGATAGACAATGCAGCACTGTCTTTACAAGAAGAAGATAATTTTCTTGAGGCTGTTTCAAATATGTCCCGTCTGAGGCACCAAAACATTGTTACACTAGTGGGATATTGTGCAGAGCATGGGCAACGTCTTCTGGTTTATGAGTATATTGGAAATGGGAGTCTACATGATATGCTGCACTTCACTGATGATAGTGGCAAGACACTGACATGGAATGCACGTGTTAGAGTAGCCCTTGGCACTGCTCGAGCTCTAGA GTATTTGCATGAAGTTTGCCTGCCTTCTACTGTACATAGAAACTTCAAATCGGCAAATATTTTGCTTGATGAAGAGCTCAACCCCCATTTATCAGACTCTGGCCTAGCTGCCCTCACACCAAACACAGAGCGACAG GTTTCAACTCAGATGGTTGGTTCATTTGGTTACAGTGCTCCTGAATTTGCTTTATCTGGTATATACACTGTAAAAAGCGATGTGTACAGCTTTGGGGTGGTGATGTTGGAGCTGCTGACAGGTCGGAAGCCCCTGGACAG ttCAAGAGTGAGATCAGAACAGTCACTTGTGAGATGGGCTACTCCCCAACTTCATGATATAGATGCCCTGGCAAAAATGGTTGATCCTTCCCTAAATGGCATGTATCCTGCAAAGTCTTTGTCACGTTTTGCTGACATCATTGCCTTGTGTGTTCAG CCAGAGCCAGAGTTTCGACCTCCAATGTCTGAAGTTGTGCAAGCACTGGTTCGGTTAGTACAAAGAGCAAGTGTGGTCAAGAGGCGCTCAAGTGATGAATCCGGTTTTGTGTACAAGACTCCAGAGCATGAGGCAATTGACATGTCATTTTAA
- the LOC117922933 gene encoding O-fucosyltransferase 15-like: MSSSSDSESNPGTTPRHAHSLSSTPKSSPLFRDSGSGSAQESSSLSRLHSAHRSSQDEKIHLRARRKVGRVWHRRRVKVIVGVIGSVGLFFLTNWWMLSRLYDAGRGVKSSSRIANSSLISVQGGLKKLNKGKRPQIHSRMLALAAHALADGQNKPEPKGLWEEPMVPASVWRPCAHQRNWEPSEGNNGYILVTANGGINQQRVAVCNAVVIARFLNATLVVPKFLFSSVWRDVSQFSDIYQEEHFVNYLTPDIRIVKELPKELQSLDLEAIGSVVTDVDIMKESKLSFYRKNILPILLQKRVVHFVGFGNRLAFDPIPFELQRLRCRCNFHALRFVPKIQETGALLLKKMRQNVRRSGPLDHYLVGPFAESTMKGKKNRATKSSRYLALHLRFEIDMVAHSLCDFGGGEEERQELEAFREIHFPALALLKKTTKLPSPEELRADGQCPLTPEETVLMLVALGFNRKTHIFLAGSQIYGGRSRLAALTTLYPNLVTKENLLSSSEIEPFKNFSSQLAALDFIGCTAADAFAITDSGSQLSSLVSGYRIYYGGGRLPTVRPNKRRLASIFLKNSTIEWSMFEKRVRKAVRQTKTIHRRSISRSVYRNPRCRECMCTTE; this comes from the exons ATGTCTTCCTCCTCAGACTCCGAATCCAACCCAGGGACAACCCCACGCCACGcccactctctctcttccaCTCCGAAAAGTTCCCCGCTTTTCCGAGATTCCGGTTCCGGATCGGCCCAGGAATCTTCGTCCCTCTCCCGGTTACATAGCGCCCACAGGTCGAGTCAGGACGAGAAGATTCACCTACGAGCGAGGAGGAAGGTGGGTCGGGTTTGGCACAGGAGGCGAGTGAAGGTGATTGTGGGTGTAATTGGATCGGTgggtttatttttcttaacgAATTGGTGGATGCTTTCGCGCCTTTACGATGCGGGCCGCGGTGTCAAGAGCAGCTCAAGAATTGCGAATTCGTCTTTGATTTCGGTTCAG GGAGGATTGAAAAAGCTTAATAAAGGGAAAAGGCCGCAGATTCATTCCCGGATGCTGGCATTAGCAGCCCATGCCTTGGCTGAT GGACAGAATAAACCTGAGCCAAAAGGTTTATGGGAGGAGCCCATGGTCCCAGCTTCTGTTTGGAGACCTTGTGCCCACCAACGTAACTGGGAACCTAGTG AGGGAAATAATGGATACATTTTGGTTACTGCAAATGGTGGTATCAACCAGCAGCGAGTAGCT GTCTGTAATGCTGTTGTCATTGCTCGATTTCTTAATGCAACTCTTGTTGTTCCCAAATTTTTGTTCAGTAGTGTATGGAGAGATGtgag TCAATTCAGCGATATATATCAGGAGGAGCATTTTGTCAATTACTTGACACCTGATATTCGGATAGTGAAAGAACTTCCTAAGGAGCTGCAGTCATTAGATTTGGAGGCAATTGGTAGTGTT GTGACAGACGTAGATATCATGAAAGAGTCCAAGCTTAGCTTTTATCGGAAGAATATTCTTCCTATACTACTTCAAAAGAGAGTCGTCCATTTTGTTGGATTTGGAAATCGTTTGGCATTTGACCCAATACCATTTGAGTTGCAG AGACTTCGATGTAGATGTAATTTTCATGCATTGCGATTTGTTCCAAAAATACAAGAAACTGGTGCCTTGCTTCTCAAAAAGATGCGTCAGAATGTACGTCGCTCTGGGCCTCTGGATCACTATCTTGTTGGTCCATTTGCTGAATCAACTATGAAGGGGAAGAAGAATCGTGCCACAAAATCTTCCAGATACTTAGCTCTACACTTGAGGTTTGAAATTGACATGGTAGCCCATTCTTTGTGTGATTTTGGTGGGGGAGAAGAAGAGAGGCAAGAGTTGGAAGCATTTCGTGAAATACATTTCCCTGCGCTGGCCCTTCTTAAGAAGACTACAAA GCTACCTTCTCCTGAAGAACTGAGGGCAGATGGTCAATGTCCATTAACGCCTGAAGAAACAGTTCTTATGCTTGTTGCTCTTGGTTTCAACCGCAAGACTCATATATTCTTGGCAGGTTCACAAATATATGGAGGGAGGTCAAGATTGGCTGCTTTGACCACCTTGTATCCTAATTTGGTTACTAAAGAGAACTTGCTTTCATCATCTGAGATTGAACCCTTTAAGAATTTCTCATCTCAG CTAGCAGCCTTAGACTTTATTGGCTGCACTGCTGCTGATGCATTTGCCATTACAGACTCTGGGAGTCAGTTATCATCTTTGGTATCTGGTTATCGGATATACTACGGTGGTGGTAGATTGCCAACAGTCCGGCCAAACAAACGCAGACTTGCAAGCATCTTTTTGAAGAACTCCACTATAGAATGGAGCATGTTTGAGAAGAGAGTGAGGAAGGCAGTTAGACAAACTAAAACGATCCATAGAAGATCTATTTCAAGGAGTGTCTACAGGAACCCACGCTGTAGAGAATGCATGTGCACGACTGAATAG